A stretch of the Clostridium botulinum genome encodes the following:
- a CDS encoding isopeptide-forming domain-containing fimbrial protein produces the protein MPITPIFSKNANAAITFTGNALGLSKASNIQDMGTESAIGAYITNNTTSSVSTYPNGTTATYSLNSSSAVLNIPSGSTILYAELIWGGSCQVQSEDYTSSVNTTAISFTIPTTPPQVITIDSSYTPAPVTRFQPTDSGNATFYIRRANVTSLVQNALSGTYTVSGAIGTTQALNNSDNSCGWTLAVCYESSSLPSRYLALYSNIEAIAPNSTTNINISNFKTPTSGSTEGRILLSALRGSATDTGDQVLFGPNTSSLTPLSGPRNLENNFFGSQINGNNGNLDTSGTFGNRNQDILTATNISGGRQSQDITNVNATSKLTNNQTNAVLQFKAAAREYFINALGTQIDIDTPIFNNLNITTNKQIVSIGSTVDYTIAVKNSGTVDAKNVTLTDILPTGLAYKSNTLTIGGTPNSGNPTTGVSLGAINAGQTIEVKFTADVNADPTGDTKYVNSAKIDYSFDITNDTVTTGTVDTITKSDTSTNTIYPQSIVITPTVTKTDKSSNTIEHVVLIGDTVTYTINIHNPDATKPITNINLIDVLPSGLTFKTGSVIINGTSQSSANPTTGISLSNIAPNSDATISFIADVSSAPPIGTSKYVNNANVEYSFQAPDSTVLTNTVTATNTIYPFSVVIIPTFRKEDKTSGTINHVVSINDNVTYTITIRNPDATKSLTNITLTDSLPSGLTFKSGSVSINSTPNASANPTTGISLSNIAPGTTTTISFVADVTGPPTGVNSLYLNTATIEYSFLSPDSTILTSSATTPNSIYGDSAVITPTVTKTDTTSNAIPHIVAINDTVDYTITIHNPSTTKPITNIKLTDNLPTGLTFKASSVSINGIPDTSADPTTGISISSIAANSNATISFVVDVTAAPSPGTSKYVNNVDVEYSFQASSTVSLTNTVTGSNTIYPTSVVITPTLAKTSVSSNAIQGIAAVGDTIEYTITIENTSATDTIKSATLNDTLPSGLTYKTGTLTVNTITSTDPLTAVTLGDINPNSTTTVKFTADVANAPATGSKYVNPATVNYSFLSPDGTTLNNSVSANNTVYSNDIIITPTVSKTATSDNAVQDVVAVGNTIEYTITIENTSATATIKNATLNDALPTGLTYKTGTLSVNSASSNDPLTAITLGDISPSATTTVKFSATVDAAPASGSKYVNSATVNYSFLSPDSTTLNASANATNTLYSNSVVITPTISKTATSDNAIEGVIAVGNTIDYTITIKNTSATATIQNATLNDALPTGLTYKTGTLSVNNASSNDPLTAVTLGDITPSATTTVKFSATVDAAPASGSKYVNSATVDYEFLSPDSTTLNASVTATNTLYSNSVVITPTIAKTAVSSNTIQDVAAVGDTIEYTITIENTSATDTIKSATLNDTLPSGLTYKTGTLTVNTITSNDPLTAVTLGDINPNSTTTVKFTADVANAPATGSKYVNPATVNYSFLSPDGTTLNNSVSANNTVYSNDIIITPTVSKTATSDNAVQGVVSVGNTIEYTITIENTSATATIKNATLNDVLPTELTYKTGTLTVNNSASTDPLTAVTLGDINPSATTTVKFSATVDAAPTTGSKYVNSATISYQFLSPDNTNISNNVSTTNTLYSSNVAIIPTIAKTAASSNAVQGVAAVGDTIDYTITIQNTSATATIQNATLNDVLPSELTYKTGTLTVNNSASTDPLSSVTLGNINPSATTTVRFTANVTAASTSGSKYINSATVNYEFLSPDGTTLSNSVSTTNTVYSSNVVITPNITKTATSNNPIQGIVTVGNTIEYTITIENTSAAATIQNATLNDALPTGLTYKTGTLLVNSNPSTDPLTAVTLGDINPSATTTVKFSADVTVAPTSGSKYVNSATVSYQFLSPDNTNLTASANASNTLYSDSIVITPTVSKTATSNNSIEDVVDIGNTVTYTILIKNTSNSSPLTSVSLKDTLPAELSYNANSLTINNIPNSDSPITGVTIGTINPSEITTIKFTANVNAAPASGSKYVNSATASYSFLSPDNTTISNSITASNTIYPSTVVITPTIAKAAVSSNAIQDIAAVGDTIDYTITIKNTSASATIKNATLNDALPTGLTYKAGTLSVNSASSNDPLTAITLGDISPSATTTVKFSATVDAAPASGSKYVNSATVNYSFLSPDSTTLNASANATNTLYSNSVVITPTISKTATSDNAIEGVIAVGNTIDYTITIKNTSATATIQNATLNDALPTGLTYKTGTLSVNNASSNDPLTAVTLGDITPSATTTVKFSATVDAAPASDSKYVNSATVNYSFLSPDSTTLNASVSATNTLYSNSVVITPTITKTSVSSNTIPDVAAIGDTIDYTITIENTSATATIQSATLNDALPSGLTYKSGTLTVNTIASTDPLTAVTLGDINPNSTTTVKFTATVVAAPASNSKYVNSATVSYSFLSPDSTTLNASANATNTVYSNSVIITPTIAKTAVSSNAIQGVAAVGDTINYTITIENTSATANIQNATLNDVLPVGLTYKTGTLLVNNNPSTDPLTAVNLGNINANNTTTVTFTVDVATAPASGSKYVNSATVDYEFLSPDSTTLNGSVTTTNTVYSNAIVITPTIAKTAVSSNTIQGVAAVGDTINYTITIENTSAAATLQNATLNDSLPSGLVYKSGTLSINGNLSTDLLSSITLGNIAPNSTTIVKFIADVATPPASGSKYINSATVNYSFLSPDSTTLNNSVSTTNAVYSNTIVITPTVTKSAVSSNAIPNIAAVGDTIDYTITIENTSNTATIQNATLNDTLPTGLTYKTGTLSVNNTASTDALSSVTLGNINPSTTTTVKFSATVDAAPTSGSEYINSATVNYQFLSPDNTPLNNSVTANNTVYSNNIIITPTVIKTANTSVVSIGNAVNYTITIENTDTSTTLTNITLTDALPTELSYVSNSLTVNSVPTTGSPITGISISNIAPSQTTTVRFSAIVTSKPASGTTYINSVAINYQFNSPAGTLSNTVNTTNTIYSSDVATTPNLTKTSNAVFADIGDTVTYTITFKNTSPLLTISTVTLKDTLPTGLSYKENSLIINGVPNSGSIVTGVTVTNIAPNETVTISFDALVTAAPTSNSKYINSINTNYTFVFPDGSNFTDTVSSTNNLYSPDVIVKPTLTLSVNKTEVSTGGTIDFTIIVSNPNTTTIENPILTDILQNGLSFITGTLEIDGTPSSNSLTTGISLPNMPQNSSHTITFSVKAISRPAPGTDYTNFATLTYSFQGPDGILNNTINSNIVTIVNTDVNINPIAFKDYSYKTYKNTSLKATLPIANLNNSPIIFTIVTPPANGFASIDQSKTFKYTPKVNFIGTDSFSVSLTNDTNGSSIFTINIVVSDFPSSLDSAIYCRK, from the coding sequence ATGCCTATTACTCCCATTTTTTCAAAGAATGCCAATGCTGCTATTACTTTCACAGGAAATGCTCTTGGATTAAGTAAAGCTTCAAACATCCAAGATATGGGTACCGAAAGCGCTATAGGGGCTTATATAACTAACAATACTACATCTAGTGTTAGTACTTATCCTAATGGTACTACAGCAACATATTCATTAAATTCTTCATCTGCGGTATTAAATATACCTTCTGGAAGTACTATTTTATATGCTGAATTAATTTGGGGAGGATCATGTCAAGTACAAAGTGAAGATTATACTTCTTCTGTAAATACTACTGCAATTAGTTTCACTATTCCCACAACTCCCCCTCAAGTAATAACTATAGATAGTTCTTATACTCCTGCACCTGTAACCAGATTTCAACCTACAGATTCAGGTAATGCTACATTTTATATAAGAAGAGCTAATGTTACTTCTCTTGTACAAAACGCTTTATCAGGAACTTATACGGTAAGTGGTGCTATTGGAACAACTCAAGCATTAAATAATTCTGATAATAGTTGCGGTTGGACTTTAGCAGTTTGCTATGAAAGTTCTTCTCTTCCTTCTAGATATCTAGCATTATATAGCAATATAGAAGCTATAGCTCCTAATTCTACTACAAATATAAATATTAGTAATTTTAAAACACCCACTTCTGGATCTACTGAAGGTAGGATATTACTATCAGCCTTACGTGGTTCAGCTACAGATACTGGTGATCAAGTTTTATTCGGTCCTAATACATCTAGTTTAACCCCTTTATCAGGACCACGTAATTTAGAAAATAACTTTTTTGGATCTCAAATTAATGGCAATAATGGAAATTTGGATACTTCAGGAACTTTTGGTAATAGAAATCAAGATATTTTAACTGCAACTAACATTAGTGGCGGACGTCAAAGTCAAGATATTACAAATGTAAATGCTACAAGTAAATTAACCAATAATCAGACTAATGCTGTTTTACAATTTAAAGCTGCTGCTCGTGAATATTTTATTAATGCACTTGGAACTCAAATAGATATAGATACTCCTATATTTAATAATTTAAATATAACTACTAATAAACAAATTGTATCTATTGGGAGTACTGTCGACTATACAATTGCTGTAAAAAACTCTGGAACTGTAGATGCTAAGAACGTAACCTTAACTGATATACTACCTACTGGATTAGCATACAAATCTAACACTTTAACTATTGGTGGTACTCCTAATTCTGGTAATCCTACTACAGGTGTTTCTTTAGGTGCTATTAATGCTGGTCAAACTATTGAAGTCAAATTCACTGCCGATGTTAATGCGGATCCAACTGGAGATACTAAATATGTTAACTCAGCCAAAATAGATTATAGTTTTGATATTACTAATGATACTGTAACTACTGGTACTGTAGATACTATAACTAAAAGTGATACAAGTACTAATACAATTTATCCTCAATCCATTGTTATTACTCCTACTGTTACTAAAACAGACAAGTCCAGTAATACCATTGAACATGTTGTTCTTATAGGTGATACTGTAACTTATACTATTAATATCCACAATCCTGATGCCACTAAGCCTATTACTAATATTAATCTAATAGATGTATTGCCTTCTGGTTTAACTTTCAAAACCGGTTCAGTAATTATAAATGGTACATCTCAATCATCTGCTAATCCTACTACTGGTATTTCTCTTTCTAATATTGCACCTAATAGTGATGCTACTATATCTTTCATTGCAGATGTTTCATCCGCTCCTCCTATCGGTACTTCAAAGTATGTTAATAACGCTAATGTTGAATATAGCTTTCAAGCTCCTGACTCTACAGTCCTAACTAATACTGTCACAGCTACCAATACTATTTACCCTTTTTCTGTTGTTATAATACCTACTTTTAGAAAAGAAGATAAAACTAGTGGAACTATTAATCATGTTGTTTCTATAAATGATAATGTAACTTACACTATTACTATTCGTAATCCTGATGCTACTAAATCTCTAACTAATATCACTTTAACAGATAGTTTACCTTCTGGACTAACATTTAAATCTGGTTCTGTATCTATTAATAGTACTCCTAATGCATCTGCTAATCCTACTACTGGTATTTCTCTTTCTAATATTGCACCTGGAACTACTACTACTATTTCATTTGTTGCTGATGTTACTGGTCCTCCTACTGGAGTTAATTCGCTATATCTTAATACTGCTACTATTGAATATAGTTTCTTATCACCTGACTCTACAATTTTAACTAGTTCTGCTACAACACCTAATTCTATCTATGGAGATTCTGCTGTTATTACTCCTACTGTTACTAAAACTGATACTACTAGTAATGCTATTCCTCATATTGTTGCTATAAACGATACTGTTGATTATACAATTACTATTCACAATCCTAGTACTACTAAGCCTATTACCAACATTAAGTTAACTGATAATTTACCTACTGGCTTAACTTTTAAAGCTAGTTCTGTATCTATTAATGGTATTCCTGATACATCTGCTGATCCTACTACTGGTATTTCTATTTCTTCTATTGCTGCTAATAGTAATGCTACTATTTCTTTTGTTGTCGATGTTACTGCTGCTCCTTCACCAGGTACTTCAAAGTATGTCAATAATGTAGATGTTGAGTATAGTTTTCAAGCTTCTTCTACTGTATCTTTAACTAATACTGTTACAGGAAGTAATACTATTTATCCTACTTCTGTTGTTATTACTCCTACTTTAGCTAAAACTTCCGTATCCAGTAATGCCATTCAAGGTATTGCAGCCGTCGGTGATACTATTGAGTATACTATTACAATTGAAAACACTAGTGCTACTGATACTATTAAAAGTGCTACTTTAAATGATACTTTGCCTTCAGGGCTTACTTATAAAACTGGTACTTTAACTGTTAATACTATCACATCTACTGACCCTTTAACTGCTGTAACTTTAGGGGATATTAATCCTAATTCTACCACTACCGTTAAATTTACTGCTGATGTTGCTAATGCCCCTGCTACTGGCTCTAAATATGTTAATCCCGCTACTGTTAATTATTCATTCTTATCTCCTGATGGTACCACTCTAAATAATAGTGTCTCAGCTAATAATACTGTTTACTCTAATGATATTATTATTACACCTACTGTTTCTAAAACAGCTACATCTGATAATGCTGTTCAAGATGTTGTTGCCGTAGGTAATACCATTGAGTATACTATTACAATTGAAAATACCAGTGCTACTGCTACTATTAAAAATGCTACTTTAAATGATGCTTTGCCTACAGGATTAACTTATAAAACCGGTACTTTATCTGTTAATAGCGCTTCATCAAATGATCCTTTAACTGCTATAACCTTAGGAGATATTAGTCCTAGTGCTACCACTACTGTTAAATTTTCTGCTACTGTTGATGCCGCTCCTGCTAGTGGCTCTAAATATGTTAATTCTGCTACTGTTAATTATTCATTTTTATCTCCTGATAGTACTACTTTAAATGCTAGTGCTAATGCTACTAATACTTTATACTCCAACTCTGTTGTCATCACTCCTACTATATCTAAAACTGCTACCTCTGATAATGCTATTGAAGGTGTTATTGCCGTTGGTAATACCATTGATTATACTATTACAATTAAAAACACCAGTGCTACTGCTACTATTCAAAATGCTACTTTAAATGATGCTTTGCCTACAGGATTAACTTATAAAACCGGTACTTTATCTGTTAATAACGCTTCATCAAATGATCCTTTAACTGCTGTAACCTTAGGGGATATTACTCCTAGTGCTACCACTACCGTTAAATTTTCTGCTACTGTTGATGCCGCTCCTGCTAGTGGTTCTAAATATGTTAATTCTGCCACTGTTGATTATGAATTTTTATCTCCTGATAGTACTACTCTAAATGCTAGCGTCACAGCTACTAATACTTTATACTCCAACTCTGTTGTTATTACTCCTACTATAGCTAAAACTGCCGTATCCAGTAATACTATCCAAGATGTTGCAGCCGTCGGTGATACTATTGAGTATACTATTACAATTGAAAACACTAGTGCTACTGATACTATTAAAAGTGCTACTTTAAATGATACTTTGCCTTCAGGGCTTACTTATAAAACTGGTACTTTAACTGTTAATACTATCACATCTAATGACCCTTTAACTGCTGTAACTTTAGGGGATATTAATCCTAATTCTACCACTACCGTTAAATTTACTGCTGATGTTGCTAATGCTCCTGCTACTGGCTCTAAATATGTTAATCCCGCTACTGTTAATTATTCATTCTTATCTCCTGATGGTACCACTTTAAATAATAGTGTATCAGCTAATAATACTGTTTACTCTAATGATATTATTATTACACCCACTGTTTCTAAAACTGCTACATCTGATAATGCTGTTCAAGGTGTTGTTTCCGTAGGTAATACCATTGAGTATACTATTACAATTGAAAATACCAGTGCTACTGCTACTATTAAAAATGCTACTTTAAATGATGTTTTGCCTACAGAACTTACTTATAAAACTGGTACTTTAACTGTTAATAATAGTGCATCTACTGATCCTTTAACCGCTGTAACTTTAGGAGATATTAATCCTAGTGCTACTACTACTGTTAAATTTTCCGCTACTGTTGATGCTGCTCCTACTACTGGCTCTAAATATGTTAATTCTGCCACTATTAGTTATCAATTCTTATCTCCTGATAATACTAATATAAGCAATAATGTCTCAACTACGAATACTTTATACTCTAGTAATGTTGCTATTATTCCTACTATAGCTAAAACTGCCGCATCTAGTAATGCTGTTCAAGGTGTTGCCGCTGTTGGTGATACCATTGATTATACTATTACAATTCAAAATACCAGTGCTACTGCCACTATTCAAAATGCTACTTTAAATGATGTTTTGCCTTCAGAACTTACTTATAAAACTGGTACTTTAACTGTTAATAATAGTGCATCTACTGATCCTTTATCTTCTGTAACCTTAGGAAATATTAATCCTAGTGCTACTACTACTGTTAGATTTACTGCTAATGTCACTGCTGCCTCTACTAGTGGTTCTAAATATATTAATTCTGCCACTGTTAATTATGAATTCTTATCCCCTGATGGTACTACTTTAAGCAATAGTGTTTCAACTACAAATACTGTTTACTCCAGTAATGTTGTAATTACCCCTAATATTACTAAAACAGCTACATCTAATAATCCTATTCAAGGTATTGTAACTGTCGGGAATACCATCGAGTATACTATTACAATCGAAAACACTAGTGCCGCTGCTACTATTCAAAATGCTACTTTAAATGATGCATTACCTACAGGACTTACTTATAAAACTGGTACTTTACTTGTTAATAGCAATCCATCTACTGATCCTTTAACTGCTGTAACCTTAGGAGATATTAATCCTAGTGCTACTACTACTGTTAAATTTTCTGCTGATGTTACCGTTGCTCCTACTAGTGGTTCTAAATATGTTAATTCTGCTACTGTTAGTTATCAATTCTTATCTCCTGATAATACTAATTTAACTGCTAGTGCTAATGCTAGTAATACTTTATACTCTGATAGTATTGTTATTACCCCTACTGTTTCTAAAACTGCTACATCTAATAATTCTATTGAAGATGTTGTAGATATAGGAAATACTGTAACCTACACTATTTTAATTAAAAATACTAGTAATTCCAGTCCTCTTACTAGCGTTAGTTTAAAAGATACATTACCTGCTGAACTATCATATAATGCTAATTCTTTAACTATTAATAATATTCCTAACTCAGACTCACCTATTACTGGTGTTACTATAGGCACTATTAATCCTAGTGAAATTACTACTATTAAATTTACCGCTAACGTCAACGCTGCTCCCGCTAGTGGCTCTAAATATGTTAATTCTGCCACTGCTAGTTATTCATTCTTATCTCCTGATAATACTACTATAAGCAATAGTATAACAGCTAGTAATACTATATATCCTTCTACTGTTGTTATTACTCCTACTATAGCTAAAGCTGCTGTATCTAGTAATGCTATTCAAGATATCGCCGCTGTTGGTGATACTATTGATTATACTATTACAATTAAAAACACCAGTGCTAGTGCCACTATTAAAAATGCTACTTTAAATGATGCTTTGCCTACAGGATTAACTTATAAGGCCGGTACTTTATCTGTTAATAGCGCTTCATCAAATGATCCTTTAACTGCTATAACCTTAGGAGATATTAGTCCTAGTGCTACCACTACTGTTAAATTTTCTGCTACTGTTGATGCCGCTCCTGCTAGTGGCTCTAAATATGTTAATTCTGCTACTGTTAATTATTCATTTTTATCTCCTGATAGTACTACTTTAAATGCTAGTGCTAATGCTACTAATACTTTATACTCCAACTCTGTTGTCATCACTCCTACTATATCTAAAACTGCTACCTCTGATAATGCTATTGAAGGTGTTATTGCCGTTGGTAATACCATTGATTATACTATTACAATTAAAAACACCAGTGCTACTGCTACTATTCAAAATGCTACTTTAAATGATGCTTTGCCTACAGGATTAACTTATAAAACCGGTACTTTATCTGTTAATAACGCTTCATCAAATGATCCTTTAACTGCTGTAACCTTAGGGGATATTACTCCTAGTGCTACCACTACCGTTAAATTTTCTGCTACTGTTGATGCCGCTCCTGCTAGTGATTCTAAATATGTTAATTCTGCTACTGTTAATTATTCATTCTTATCTCCTGATAGTACTACTTTAAATGCTAGCGTCTCAGCTACTAATACTTTATACTCTAACTCCGTTGTTATTACTCCTACTATAACTAAAACTTCCGTGTCTAGTAATACTATTCCAGATGTTGCCGCTATAGGTGATACCATTGATTATACCATTACAATTGAAAATACCAGTGCTACTGCTACTATTCAAAGTGCTACTTTAAATGATGCTCTACCTTCAGGGCTTACTTATAAAAGTGGTACTTTAACTGTTAATACTATTGCATCTACTGACCCTTTAACTGCTGTAACTTTAGGGGATATTAATCCTAATTCTACTACTACCGTTAAATTTACTGCAACTGTTGTTGCTGCTCCTGCTAGTAATTCTAAATATGTTAATTCTGCTACTGTTAGTTATTCATTCCTATCTCCTGATAGTACTACTTTAAATGCTAGTGCTAATGCTACTAATACTGTATACTCTAATTCTGTTATTATTACTCCTACTATAGCTAAAACTGCTGTATCTAGCAACGCCATCCAAGGTGTTGCAGCTGTTGGTGATACTATTAATTATACTATTACAATTGAAAACACCAGTGCTACAGCCAATATTCAAAATGCCACTTTAAATGATGTTCTACCTGTAGGATTAACGTATAAAACTGGTACTTTGCTTGTTAATAATAACCCATCTACTGATCCTCTAACTGCTGTAAACTTAGGTAATATTAATGCTAATAATACTACTACTGTTACATTTACCGTCGATGTTGCTACTGCTCCTGCTAGTGGTTCTAAATATGTTAATTCTGCCACTGTTGATTATGAATTTTTATCTCCTGATAGTACTACTTTAAACGGTAGCGTCACAACTACTAATACCGTATACTCTAATGCTATTGTTATTACTCCTACTATAGCTAAAACTGCTGTATCTAGTAACACCATCCAAGGTGTTGCAGCTGTTGGTGATACCATTAATTATACTATTACAATTGAAAATACTAGTGCTGCTGCTACTCTTCAAAACGCTACTTTAAATGATTCTTTACCTTCAGGTCTAGTCTATAAAAGTGGTACTTTATCTATCAATGGTAATTTATCTACAGATCTTTTATCTTCTATAACCTTAGGTAATATTGCTCCTAATTCTACTACAATCGTTAAATTTATCGCTGATGTTGCTACCCCTCCTGCTAGTGGTTCTAAATATATTAATTCTGCCACTGTTAACTATTCATTCTTATCTCCTGATAGTACTACCTTAAACAATAGTGTTTCAACTACTAATGCTGTTTACTCTAATACTATTGTCATTACCCCTACCGTTACTAAATCTGCTGTATCTAGTAATGCTATCCCAAATATTGCAGCTGTTGGTGATACTATTGATTATACCATTACAATTGAAAATACTAGTAATACTGCTACTATTCAAAATGCTACTTTAAATGATACTTTACCTACAGGATTAACCTATAAAACCGGTACTTTATCTGTTAATAATACTGCATCTACTGATGCCTTATCTTCCGTAACATTAGGTAATATTAATCCTAGTACTACTACTACCGTTAAATTTTCTGCTACTGTTGATGCTGCTCCTACTAGTGGCTCTGAATATATTAACTCCGCTACTGTTAATTATCAATTTTTATCTCCTGATAATACTCCTTTAAACAACAGTGTCACAGCTAATAATACTGTCTACTCAAATAATATTATTATTACCCCTACTGTTATTAAAACCGCTAATACTAGTGTTGTATCTATTGGCAATGCAGTAAATTACACAATAACTATTGAAAATACCGATACTTCAACTACTCTTACTAATATTACTTTAACCGACGCTCTCCCTACTGAATTGTCATATGTCTCTAATTCCTTAACTGTTAATAGTGTACCAACCACCGGTTCTCCTATAACAGGTATTTCTATTAGCAATATAGCTCCTTCTCAAACTACTACCGTTCGATTTTCTGCTATAGTTACTAGTAAGCCTGCTAGTGGTACTACTTATATTAATTCTGTGGCTATAAACTATCAATTTAATAGTCCTGCTGGTACTCTTTCTAATACAGTTAATACAACTAACACCATATATTCTAGTGATGTTGCAACAACACCTAATTTAACTAAAACCTCTAATGCCGTTTTTGCTGATATAGGTGATACCGTAACTTATACTATAACATTTAAAAACACTAGTCCTTTATTAACTATTAGTACTGTCACCTTAAAAGATACTTTACCTACTGGTCTTTCTTACAAAGAAAATTCTTTAATAATTAATGGTGTCCCTAATTCAGGCTCTATTGTAACGGGCGTTACTGTAACTAATATTGCTCCTAATGAAACTGTCACTATTAGCTTTGATGCTTTAGTCACAGCTGCTCCTACTAGTAATTCAAAGTATATTAACTCTATAAATACAAACTACACATTCGTATTTCCTGATGGATCAAATTTTACCGATACTGTTTCCAGTACTAACAATTTATATTCACCTGATGTAATTGTAAAACCAACTTTAACTCTTTCCGTTAATAAAACAGAAGTGTCTACCGGTGGTACCATAGACTTTACAATAATAGTTTCTAACCCTAATACCACAACCATTGAAAATCCTATACTAACCGACATACTCCAAAATGGTCTCTCATTTATTACGGGTACTTTGGAAATTGATGGAACTCCTTCATCAAACTCCTTAACAACAGGAATTTCATTACCTAATATGCCTCAAAACAGTTCTCATACTATAACATTTTCAGTTAAAGCAATTTCTCGTCCAGCCCCTGGAACAGACTACACTAATTTTGCAACTTTAACTTATTCTTTCCAAGGTCCTGATGGAATCTTAAATAATACTATTAATAGTAATATTGTTACAATCGTAAATACTGATGTTAATATTAATCCAATTGCATTTAAAGATTATTCGTATAAAACTTATAAAAATACTTCTTTAAAAGCAACTTTGCCAATAGCTAATCTTAATAACTCTCCTATTATATTTACTATAGTTACTCCTCCAGCTAATGGTTTTGCATCTATTGATCAATCTAAGACCTTTAAATATACACCTAAAGTAAATTTCATAGGAACCGATAGTTTCTCTGTATCATTAACCAATGATACAAATGGTTCATCTATTTTTACTATAAATATAGTTGTTAGCGACTTTCCTTCTTCTTTGGATAGTGCAATATATTGTAGAAAATAA